The Streptococcus mitis genome has a segment encoding these proteins:
- the dnaX gene encoding DNA polymerase III subunit gamma/tau, translated as MYQALYRKYRSQNFSQLVGQEVVAKTLKQAVEQEKISHAYLFSGPRGTGKTSVAKIFAKAMNCPNQVGGEPCNNCYICQAVTDGSLEDVIEMDAASNNGVDEIREIRDKSTYAPSLARYKVYIIDEVHMLSTGAFNALLKTLEEPTQNVVFILATTELHKIPATILSRVQRFEFKSIKTQDIKEHIRYILEKENISAELEAVEIIARRAEGGMRDALSILDQALSLTQGNELTTAISEEITGTISLSALDDYVAALSQQDVPKALACLNLLFDNGKSMTRFVTDLLHYLRDLLIVQTGGENTHHSPVFVENLALPQENLFEMIRLATVSLADIKSSLQPKIYAEMMTIRLAEIKPEPALSGAVEHEISALRQEVARLKHELANVGTVLKPTSPVPTRPAASKTVYRVDRNKVQSILQEAVENPDLARQNLIRLQNAWGEVIESLGGPDKALLVGSQPVAANEHHAILAFESNFNAGQTMKRDNLNTMFGNILSQAAGFSPEILAISMEEWKEVRAAFSAKAKSTQTEKEEDASLIPEGFEFLADKVKVEED; from the coding sequence ATGTATCAAGCACTTTATCGAAAATATAGAAGTCAAAACTTCTCCCAGTTGGTTGGACAGGAAGTTGTGGCTAAGACCCTTAAACAAGCAGTAGAGCAAGAGAAAATAAGTCATGCCTATCTTTTTTCTGGTCCACGTGGAACGGGAAAAACCAGTGTAGCCAAGATTTTTGCCAAAGCTATGAACTGTCCAAATCAAGTGGGTGGTGAACCTTGTAATAACTGCTATATTTGTCAAGCAGTGACAGATGGTAGTTTAGAAGATGTCATTGAAATGGATGCGGCCTCTAATAATGGGGTGGATGAAATTCGCGAAATTCGTGATAAATCTACCTACGCTCCTAGTCTTGCCCGTTATAAGGTTTACATCATAGATGAGGTTCACATGTTGTCTACAGGAGCTTTTAATGCCCTCCTAAAGACGCTGGAAGAGCCAACACAGAATGTGGTCTTTATTTTGGCTACTACTGAATTGCACAAGATTCCTGCTACGATTCTATCCCGTGTGCAACGTTTTGAATTTAAATCGATTAAGACACAGGATATTAAGGAACATATCCGCTATATCTTAGAAAAAGAAAATATTAGTGCCGAGCTAGAAGCTGTGGAAATCATTGCCAGACGTGCTGAAGGTGGAATGCGAGATGCCTTGTCTATTTTGGATCAAGCCCTGAGTTTGACACAGGGAAACGAGCTGACGACTGCCATCTCTGAAGAAATTACTGGCACCATTAGTCTATCAGCCTTGGATGATTATGTGGCTGCCTTGTCTCAACAGGATGTTCCAAAGGCCCTAGCATGCTTAAATCTTCTCTTTGACAATGGTAAGAGCATGACTCGTTTTGTGACCGATCTTTTGCACTATTTAAGAGATTTGTTAATTGTTCAAACAGGGGGAGAAAATACTCATCATAGTCCAGTCTTTGTAGAAAATTTGGCACTTCCTCAAGAAAATCTGTTTGAAATGATTCGCTTGGCGACAGTCAGTTTAGCAGATATTAAGTCTAGTTTGCAGCCTAAGATTTATGCTGAGATGATGACTATCCGTTTAGCAGAGATTAAGCCTGAACCAGCTCTTTCGGGGGCAGTTGAACATGAAATTTCTGCATTGAGACAGGAAGTTGCCCGTCTCAAACATGAACTCGCAAATGTGGGCACTGTACTAAAACCAACTAGTCCAGTACCTACCCGTCCAGCAGCGAGCAAGACCGTCTATCGTGTGGATCGCAATAAAGTTCAATCTATCTTACAAGAGGCCGTTGAAAATCCTGATTTAGCACGTCAAAATCTGATTCGCTTGCAGAATGCCTGGGGAGAAGTAATTGAAAGTCTAGGTGGGCCGGACAAGGCCCTTCTAGTCGGATCTCAACCGGTTGCGGCCAATGAACACCATGCTATTCTTGCTTTTGAGTCTAACTTCAATGCTGGTCAAACCATGAAACGAGACAATCTCAACACCATGTTTGGCAATATCCTCAGTCAGGCAGCAGGTTTTTCACCTGAGATTTTAGCCATTTCCATGGAGGAATGGAAAGAAGTTCGCGCAGCCTTTTCAGCCAAAGCCAAATCTACTCAAACTGAAAAAGAAGAAGACGCAAGTCTGATTCCAGAAGGATTTGAATTTTTGGCTGATAAAGTGAAGGTAGAGGAAGACTAA
- the sufC gene encoding Fe-S cluster assembly ATPase SufC codes for MSVLEIKDLHVEIEGKEILKGVNLTLKTGEIAAIMGPNGTGKSTLSAAIMGNPNYEVTKGEVLFDGVNILELEVDERARMGLFLAMQYPSEIPGITNAEFLRAAMNAGKEDDEKISVREFITKLDEKMELLNMKEEMAERYLNEGFSGGEKKRNEILQLLMLEPTFALLDEIDSGLDIDALKVVSKGVNAMRGEGFGAMIITHYQRLLNYITPDVVHVMMEGRVVLSGGPELAARLEREGYAKLAEELGYDYKEEL; via the coding sequence ATGTCAGTATTAGAGATCAAAGATCTTCACGTTGAGATTGAAGGAAAAGAAATTTTAAAAGGGGTTAACCTGACCCTGAAAACAGGAGAAATCGCCGCTATCATGGGACCAAATGGTACAGGTAAATCGACTCTTTCTGCAGCTATCATGGGAAATCCAAACTATGAAGTTACCAAAGGTGAAGTCTTGTTTGATGGCGTAAACATCCTTGAGTTGGAAGTTGACGAGCGTGCGCGTATGGGACTTTTCCTTGCTATGCAATACCCATCAGAAATTCCTGGAATTACCAATGCTGAGTTTCTTCGTGCAGCTATGAATGCTGGTAAAGAAGACGATGAGAAGATTTCAGTTCGTGAGTTTATCACTAAATTGGATGAGAAGATGGAATTGCTCAACATGAAAGAAGAAATGGCTGAGCGTTACCTCAACGAAGGTTTCTCTGGTGGTGAGAAAAAACGTAATGAAATTCTTCAACTTTTGATGTTGGAACCAACTTTTGCCCTTTTGGATGAGATTGACTCTGGTCTTGATATTGATGCACTTAAAGTTGTTTCTAAAGGTGTTAATGCTATGCGTGGTGAAGGCTTTGGTGCTATGATTATCACTCACTATCAACGTCTTTTGAACTACATCACACCTGATGTGGTACACGTCATGATGGAAGGTCGTGTTGTTCTTTCTGGTGGTCCCGAATTGGCTGCGCGTTTGGAACGTGAAGGATACGCAAAACTAGCTGAAGAACTTGGCTACGACTACAAGGAAGAATTGTAA
- a CDS encoding DUF3272 domain-containing protein, with protein MNRQQFIIIALFTAAETYFFNEAWMTGRYIMAAFWAILLFRNFRVSYLMGKIVDVIDQHLKGKD; from the coding sequence ATGAATAGACAACAATTTATTATCATCGCGCTGTTTACAGCTGCTGAGACCTATTTTTTTAATGAAGCTTGGATGACTGGTCGTTATATTATGGCAGCCTTTTGGGCCATTTTGCTCTTTAGAAATTTTCGAGTAAGTTACTTGATGGGCAAAATAGTGGATGTCATTGACCAGCATTTAAAAGGAAAAGACTAG